Proteins encoded by one window of Elaeis guineensis isolate ETL-2024a chromosome 12, EG11, whole genome shotgun sequence:
- the LOC105055021 gene encoding mitochondrial carnitine/acylcarnitine carrier-like protein isoform X1 → MSRAGISGGAGSLYDIAQFILMAEVAKDLIAGTVGGAALLIVGHPFDTIKVKLQSQPTPLPGQLPKYSGAMDAVRQTITAEGPKGLFKGMGAPLATVAAFNAILFSARGRMEALLRSEPGAPLSPNQQIVCGAGAGVAVSFLACPTELIKCRLQAQSALAAPASSAGVVKYGGPMDVAKLVLRSEGGLRGLFKGMVPTLAREVPGNAVVFGVYEALKQFFAGGRDTSGLGRGSLLVAGGLAGASFWVTVYPTDVVKSVIQVDDYHKPKYSGSVDAFKKILASEGFRGLYKGFGPAMARSVPANAACFLAYEVTRSSLG, encoded by the exons TTCATCCTT ATGGCAGAAGTAGCTAAGGACTTGATTGCTGGAACAGTCGGAGGGGCTGCGCTGTTGATTGTGGGGCACCCATTTGATACCATAAAGGTAAAGCTTCAAAGCCAGCCTACGCCACTTCCTGGCCAACTCCCCAAGTATTCTGGTGCAATGGATGCGGTTAGACAAACAATTACTGCAGAAGGCCCAAAGGGCTTATTCAAAGGGATGGGAGCTCCACTTGCCACTGTTGCAGCCTTCAATGCCATTCTCTTTTCTGCAAGGGGACGAATGGAGGCACTGTTGAGGTCTGAACCTGGTGCGCCACTCTCACCGAACCAGCAAATTGTATGTGGCGCTGGTGCTGGGGTTGCAGTTTCATTTCTAGCATGTCCAACTGAATTGATCAAGTGCAG GTTGCAAGCCCAAAGTGCCTTGGCTGCACCAGCCTCTTCTGCTGGGGTGGTAAAATATGGAGGTCCAATGGACGTGGCAAAACTTGTTCTTAGATCAGAAGGTGGTCTGAGAGGCTTATTTAAAGGCATGGTTCCTACCCTGGCACGTGAAGTCCCTGGAAATGCTGTAGTGTTTGGTGTCTATGAAGCCCTGAAGCAGTTCTTTGCCGGGGGAAGAGACACTTCAGGACTTGGAAGGGGCTCTTTGCTTGTTGCCGGAGGCCTTGCTGGAGCATCTTTCTGGGTCACCGTCTATCCGACGGATGTAGTGAAGAGTGTAATTCAGGTGGATGACTACCACAAGCCAAAGTATTCTGGATCTGTTGATGCCTTCAAGAAGATTTTGGCGTCAGAGGGGTTCAGGGGCCTTTATAAAGGGTTTGGGCCAGCCATGGCGCGCAGTGTTCCAGCCAATGCTGCCTGTTTCTTGGCCTATGAGGTGACAAGATCTAGTCTAGGCTGA
- the LOC105055021 gene encoding mitochondrial carnitine/acylcarnitine carrier-like protein isoform X2 has product MAEVAKDLIAGTVGGAALLIVGHPFDTIKVKLQSQPTPLPGQLPKYSGAMDAVRQTITAEGPKGLFKGMGAPLATVAAFNAILFSARGRMEALLRSEPGAPLSPNQQIVCGAGAGVAVSFLACPTELIKCRLQAQSALAAPASSAGVVKYGGPMDVAKLVLRSEGGLRGLFKGMVPTLAREVPGNAVVFGVYEALKQFFAGGRDTSGLGRGSLLVAGGLAGASFWVTVYPTDVVKSVIQVDDYHKPKYSGSVDAFKKILASEGFRGLYKGFGPAMARSVPANAACFLAYEVTRSSLG; this is encoded by the exons ATGGCAGAAGTAGCTAAGGACTTGATTGCTGGAACAGTCGGAGGGGCTGCGCTGTTGATTGTGGGGCACCCATTTGATACCATAAAGGTAAAGCTTCAAAGCCAGCCTACGCCACTTCCTGGCCAACTCCCCAAGTATTCTGGTGCAATGGATGCGGTTAGACAAACAATTACTGCAGAAGGCCCAAAGGGCTTATTCAAAGGGATGGGAGCTCCACTTGCCACTGTTGCAGCCTTCAATGCCATTCTCTTTTCTGCAAGGGGACGAATGGAGGCACTGTTGAGGTCTGAACCTGGTGCGCCACTCTCACCGAACCAGCAAATTGTATGTGGCGCTGGTGCTGGGGTTGCAGTTTCATTTCTAGCATGTCCAACTGAATTGATCAAGTGCAG GTTGCAAGCCCAAAGTGCCTTGGCTGCACCAGCCTCTTCTGCTGGGGTGGTAAAATATGGAGGTCCAATGGACGTGGCAAAACTTGTTCTTAGATCAGAAGGTGGTCTGAGAGGCTTATTTAAAGGCATGGTTCCTACCCTGGCACGTGAAGTCCCTGGAAATGCTGTAGTGTTTGGTGTCTATGAAGCCCTGAAGCAGTTCTTTGCCGGGGGAAGAGACACTTCAGGACTTGGAAGGGGCTCTTTGCTTGTTGCCGGAGGCCTTGCTGGAGCATCTTTCTGGGTCACCGTCTATCCGACGGATGTAGTGAAGAGTGTAATTCAGGTGGATGACTACCACAAGCCAAAGTATTCTGGATCTGTTGATGCCTTCAAGAAGATTTTGGCGTCAGAGGGGTTCAGGGGCCTTTATAAAGGGTTTGGGCCAGCCATGGCGCGCAGTGTTCCAGCCAATGCTGCCTGTTTCTTGGCCTATGAGGTGACAAGATCTAGTCTAGGCTGA